A window of Pseudomonadota bacterium contains these coding sequences:
- a CDS encoding efflux RND transporter periplasmic adaptor subunit, with amino-acid sequence MNDANLHAVPTRPAPRSGSTMDRPVTRDRRGWWLIGAAAVITLGVGLTLARGWLADGGRSLQVGHEQVSIATVTRGMFEDFIPVRGRVVPRSTVFLDAVEGGRVEAVLVEDGATVEAGQVLVRLSNAQLQLDVIAREAEVTQQLNNLDTLRLQLAQNRLSHRRTLIDVDYQIRRLSRLAQDGERMISDGYVSQREFDDSRDELAYQRALREVTLEAQATDESLQEAQLRQLTAAAEQLRANLRLARENLANLEVRAPVAGQLTAFDVEVGQSLARGERIGHIDDPDRYKLSALIDEFYLPRVDIALPASAEVDGQKVDLRITKIYPQVTNGQFEVDLSLSGDTPPQVRRGQTLQTRLQLGDPSQALLIPNGTYYQDTGGNWVFVITADGTTAARRAVRLGRRNAQHIEVLDGLQPGERVIVSPYTGFLAMDRLVLAANR; translated from the coding sequence ATGAACGACGCCAACTTGCATGCCGTGCCGACACGGCCCGCGCCCCGCAGCGGGTCCACCATGGACCGCCCCGTCACCCGCGATCGACGAGGCTGGTGGCTCATCGGCGCCGCCGCCGTGATCACCCTCGGGGTGGGGCTCACCCTCGCCCGCGGCTGGCTCGCTGACGGTGGGCGCAGCCTGCAGGTCGGCCACGAGCAGGTGAGCATCGCCACGGTCACCCGCGGCATGTTCGAGGACTTCATCCCCGTGCGTGGCCGGGTGGTACCGCGCAGCACCGTCTTCCTCGATGCCGTGGAGGGCGGTCGCGTGGAGGCGGTGCTGGTGGAGGACGGCGCGACGGTCGAGGCCGGCCAGGTGCTCGTGCGCCTCAGCAACGCCCAGCTGCAGCTCGATGTGATCGCCCGCGAGGCCGAAGTCACCCAGCAGCTGAACAACCTCGACACGCTGCGCTTGCAGCTGGCGCAGAACCGCCTCTCCCACCGGCGCACCCTGATCGACGTGGACTACCAGATCCGTCGCCTGTCGCGCCTCGCGCAGGACGGCGAACGCATGATCAGCGACGGCTACGTCAGCCAGCGCGAGTTCGATGACTCCCGCGACGAACTCGCCTACCAGCGCGCCCTGCGCGAGGTGACCCTCGAGGCGCAGGCGACGGATGAGAGTCTGCAGGAAGCCCAGCTACGCCAACTCACCGCCGCGGCGGAACAGCTGCGTGCCAACCTGCGCCTGGCACGGGAGAACCTAGCGAATCTGGAAGTTCGCGCTCCGGTGGCTGGCCAGCTCACCGCCTTCGATGTGGAAGTCGGTCAGTCACTCGCGCGTGGCGAGCGCATCGGTCACATCGACGACCCCGATCGCTACAAGCTCTCCGCCCTCATCGATGAGTTCTACCTGCCGCGCGTCGACATCGCCTTGCCAGCGAGCGCCGAGGTGGACGGCCAGAAGGTCGATCTACGGATCACCAAGATCTACCCGCAGGTCACCAACGGCCAGTTCGAGGTGGACCTCAGCCTCTCGGGCGACACGCCGCCGCAGGTGCGCCGGGGACAGACCCTGCAGACGCGCCTGCAGCTCGGCGACCCGAGCCAGGCCTTGCTGATCCCCAACGGCACCTACTACCAGGACACGGGCGGCAACTGGGTCTTCGTGATCACCGCCGACGGCACCACCGCCGCACGCCGCGCCGTGCGCCTCGGCCGACGCAACGCCCAACACATCGAAGTGCTCGACGGCCTGCAGCCCGGCGAGCGTGTCATCGTGAGCCCTTACACGGGTTTTCTCGCCATGGACCGCCTCGTGCTCGCGGCCAATCGCTGA
- a CDS encoding ABC transporter ATP-binding protein, whose amino-acid sequence MSQPTNQKPLLALRDVTRVYRTSEVETAALAGIDLEIDPGEFVAIMGPSGCGKSTLLNILGMLDSPTRGDYEFRGEHVGAYDETRLARLRKRHIGIIFQDFHLIDELSVRENIELALLYQNVSTRERQSRADEVMDQVGIGHRANHRPAQLSGGQRQRVAVARALIVAPDLILADEPTGNLDSAHGEEVMGMLRGLNEQGATIIMVTHSPAHADWAKRTVNLLDGRVIAHDIRQAI is encoded by the coding sequence ATGAGCCAGCCCACCAACCAGAAGCCCCTCCTCGCCCTGCGCGATGTGACCCGCGTGTACCGCACGTCCGAGGTCGAGACTGCCGCCCTCGCCGGCATCGACCTGGAGATCGACCCCGGCGAGTTCGTCGCCATCATGGGCCCGTCCGGCTGCGGCAAATCCACCCTGCTCAACATCCTCGGCATGCTCGACTCGCCCACCCGCGGCGACTACGAGTTCCGCGGCGAGCACGTCGGCGCCTACGACGAGACCCGCCTCGCCCGCCTGCGCAAGCGGCACATCGGCATCATCTTCCAGGACTTCCACCTGATCGATGAGTTGAGCGTGCGCGAGAACATCGAACTGGCCCTGCTCTACCAGAACGTGAGCACCAGAGAACGGCAATCCCGCGCGGATGAGGTGATGGACCAGGTAGGTATCGGTCACCGCGCCAACCATCGGCCGGCGCAGCTCTCCGGCGGTCAGCGCCAGCGCGTCGCCGTGGCGCGCGCCCTGATCGTGGCACCAGACCTCATCCTCGCCGACGAGCCGACTGGGAATCTCGACAGCGCTCACGGCGAGGAGGTCATGGGCATGCTCCGGGGGCTCAACGAGCAGGGGGCGACCATCATCATGGTCACCCACTCGCCGGCGCATGCGGACTGGGCTAAGCGAACCGTCAACCTGTTGGATGGACGGGTCATCGCCCACGACATCCGCCAAGCGATCTGA
- a CDS encoding FtsX-like permease family protein, whose protein sequence is MFRNYLMTALRNHLRQGGYTLISLAGLTLGIAVSALVFIYVWQETHYDRQIPDAQRLYIGETLLEAPGRASQLLLTTQGPLADEAVAEVAGVEASTRAWIGWYTVSIDDRLEFNHQLGAVDTNFPRLLGLKMLEGSADALDDLSATLLSRSMAQRLFGEGPYLGQRVTFGGQNDLQVMGVYEDMPSTSHLELHILTALEAKLVTDRGVTPKSDWSLPSVFSYFKLAPGTDPGAAGEALQAIARRNTQAPDGVAVERYLSFFLEPVTALHLNGKNYAQAPKPRTGNATALVIATTIALLVLGVACINTVNIATARSADRAHEVAIRKVVGATREQLVIQFLGESALLTLLATLIALMLAEISVGILGELRTSTTAATGGFVDQTLSLSVLLQPAAMMSFAALLLLVVLLSGLYPAFVLANYKPARIFHPGGTGSRGQGLRTVLVVFQFATSIALIVMAGTVWQQVRYLESADLGFDRGGVVLLNGVRRGPAGTIELTRKLDQAIEGRPGIEFVAGTHSSPSWDYADDGRVHRSDRPADTAVTVDRLAVDTDFFSVLRVEPLAGRVFSEDFGPDRAQWDLESRGEVELPLVLNVSAASSLGYGVPSDAVGVAMRLELAPGDARNGRVVGIVPDFHFKSLKTRINPMVFFPDPTRFNTLMVRFDPRQRGQALASIEEGWTAVLPSQALSQEFLDRQLVVQYVTEQRQFTVLATLAAIAIFIAVLGLVGLLAHAIAARRHEISLRKVMGAEVIDLLRLFLWQFSRPVLVASLIAWPIAWVLSERWLDSFAYRVDTSLLLFVTSGALALAITWGLTAIQVVRVSGTRPAEVLQAG, encoded by the coding sequence GTGTTTCGCAACTACCTCATGACGGCCCTGCGCAACCACCTGCGACAGGGCGGCTACACGCTCATCTCCCTGGCGGGGCTGACTCTCGGCATCGCCGTCTCGGCGCTCGTCTTCATCTACGTGTGGCAGGAAACACACTACGACCGGCAGATCCCGGACGCGCAGCGCTTGTACATCGGCGAGACGCTGCTGGAAGCGCCCGGGCGGGCGTCACAGCTCTTGCTCACCACGCAGGGCCCCTTGGCGGATGAAGCCGTCGCCGAGGTGGCCGGCGTCGAGGCCAGCACGCGCGCCTGGATCGGTTGGTACACGGTCTCGATCGACGATCGACTGGAGTTCAACCATCAGCTCGGCGCCGTCGACACCAACTTCCCGCGCCTGCTCGGCCTTAAGATGCTCGAGGGCAGTGCCGACGCATTGGATGATCTCAGCGCCACCTTGCTGTCGCGGTCGATGGCCCAGCGCCTCTTCGGCGAGGGCCCCTACCTCGGCCAACGGGTCACCTTCGGTGGGCAGAACGATCTGCAGGTGATGGGCGTGTACGAGGACATGCCGTCCACCAGCCACCTCGAGCTGCACATCCTGACCGCCCTGGAGGCGAAGCTGGTGACGGACCGCGGCGTCACCCCCAAGTCCGACTGGAGCCTGCCCTCCGTCTTCTCCTACTTCAAGCTCGCGCCGGGCACCGACCCTGGGGCGGCCGGTGAGGCGCTGCAAGCCATCGCCCGTCGCAACACGCAAGCCCCCGATGGCGTCGCCGTCGAGCGCTACCTGTCGTTCTTCCTCGAGCCCGTGACCGCCTTGCACCTGAACGGGAAGAACTACGCCCAAGCGCCCAAGCCGCGCACGGGCAACGCCACCGCGCTCGTCATCGCCACCACGATTGCGCTCCTGGTGCTGGGGGTCGCCTGCATCAACACCGTCAACATCGCCACCGCCCGCAGCGCCGATCGCGCCCACGAGGTGGCCATCCGCAAGGTGGTGGGGGCCACCCGCGAGCAGCTGGTGATCCAGTTCCTCGGCGAATCCGCCCTGCTCACCCTGCTCGCGACGCTCATAGCGCTCATGTTGGCGGAGATCAGCGTGGGCATTCTCGGGGAGTTGCGCACGTCAACCACGGCCGCCACCGGTGGCTTCGTTGACCAAACGCTCTCGCTCAGCGTGCTGCTGCAACCCGCCGCGATGATGAGCTTCGCTGCCCTGCTGCTGCTGGTCGTGCTGCTCTCCGGCCTCTACCCAGCGTTCGTGCTAGCCAACTACAAGCCCGCCAGGATCTTCCACCCGGGAGGCACGGGAAGCCGAGGTCAGGGCCTGCGCACCGTGCTCGTGGTGTTCCAGTTCGCCACGTCCATCGCCCTCATCGTGATGGCCGGCACGGTCTGGCAGCAGGTGCGCTACCTGGAATCCGCCGACCTCGGCTTCGACCGCGGCGGCGTGGTGCTCCTGAACGGCGTGCGACGCGGCCCTGCCGGCACCATCGAACTCACCCGCAAGCTCGACCAGGCGATCGAGGGGCGGCCCGGCATCGAATTTGTGGCCGGCACCCACTCCTCGCCGTCGTGGGACTACGCGGACGACGGGCGCGTCCATCGCAGCGACCGACCGGCAGACACGGCCGTCACCGTCGACCGCCTCGCCGTGGACACGGATTTCTTCAGCGTCTTACGCGTCGAACCCCTAGCCGGGCGCGTGTTCAGCGAGGACTTCGGCCCCGACCGCGCCCAGTGGGATCTGGAGAGCCGGGGCGAGGTGGAATTGCCGCTCGTGTTGAACGTCTCCGCGGCCAGCTCCCTCGGCTACGGCGTCCCCAGCGATGCGGTCGGCGTGGCCATGCGTTTGGAGCTCGCGCCGGGGGATGCCCGCAACGGGCGCGTCGTCGGCATCGTGCCCGACTTCCATTTCAAGTCGTTGAAGACTCGCATCAACCCGATGGTCTTCTTCCCGGACCCGACGCGCTTCAACACGCTGATGGTGCGCTTCGATCCGCGCCAGCGCGGGCAGGCGCTCGCCTCGATCGAGGAAGGCTGGACAGCGGTGCTGCCCTCGCAGGCCCTCTCGCAGGAGTTCCTGGATCGCCAGTTGGTGGTGCAGTACGTGACCGAGCAACGCCAGTTCACGGTGCTCGCCACCCTCGCCGCCATCGCCATCTTCATCGCGGTGCTCGGCCTGGTCGGCCTCCTGGCCCACGCCATCGCGGCGCGACGCCATGAGATCTCCCTGCGCAAGGTGATGGGGGCGGAGGTGATCGATCTGCTGCGCCTGTTCCTCTGGCAGTTCTCGCGGCCGGTACTGGTGGCGTCGCTGATCGCCTGGCCGATCGCTTGGGTGCTGTCGGAACGCTGGTTGGACAGCTTCGCCTACCGCGTCGATACGTCGCTGCTGCTGTTCGTGACCTCTGGCGCGTTGGCGCTGGCGATCACCTGGGGGTTGACCGCGATTCAGGTGGTGCGCGTATCGGGCACGCGCCCGGCGGAGGTATTGCAGGCAGGGTAG
- a CDS encoding erythromycin esterase family protein gives MCLALLALSTLALSACGGGDGGSAAPAPPEVATPPPVSAPPTPDVLLSDNQLQTGADTNAARVDDDAAAWFAANAKTVRSLTVDDDFSDLDFLSGVLESKRLVALGESSHGVKQFSQAKVRLIKYLHEALGFNLLAFEGGLFDCEYAQGILERGLARDAMNSCLFSVWQTAELRELFDYLVSTQSTATPLRITGFDVQFSGVNSGERPAELEAMVGKVSPAYADEVIELEQRFFNAIGAAQAATSASSNAITSLTDALPGLQVDYTTLSDYLLANETIIVGDGDYTSLQVRIAAQYTRTAPFFASQLAQRFTDTFGASERDRGMGENLIALATQIYPQEKIIAWAHNVHLRHQGAGFLPDANMGVFVHDVLEPQLYTVGFYMYRGQHAFNDRSVQQVLAPLNFSLEAIFHSRRLAYLFLDIEGADPDAPGSAWLRTTTPTWEWGNEETPLTLSEEYDGVLVIDTVTPPDYL, from the coding sequence ATGTGTCTAGCACTCCTGGCCTTATCCACCCTCGCGCTCAGCGCATGCGGCGGAGGCGACGGCGGCAGTGCGGCACCGGCGCCGCCCGAGGTCGCCACGCCACCGCCGGTTTCTGCCCCGCCCACACCCGATGTGTTGCTGAGCGACAACCAGTTGCAAACCGGCGCGGATACCAACGCGGCCCGCGTGGACGACGACGCTGCCGCCTGGTTTGCGGCAAACGCGAAGACCGTGCGCTCGCTGACCGTCGACGACGACTTCTCGGATCTTGACTTCCTCTCTGGCGTCCTCGAGTCGAAGCGCCTGGTTGCCCTCGGCGAGAGTAGCCACGGCGTCAAGCAGTTTTCTCAAGCGAAGGTGCGCTTGATCAAGTACCTGCACGAAGCCCTCGGCTTCAACCTCCTCGCCTTCGAAGGGGGATTATTCGATTGCGAGTATGCCCAGGGCATTCTCGAACGCGGCCTGGCGCGCGACGCTATGAACAGCTGCCTGTTCAGCGTCTGGCAGACGGCAGAGCTACGCGAACTCTTCGACTACCTGGTGTCCACCCAGTCCACGGCGACGCCCCTGCGTATCACGGGCTTCGACGTTCAGTTCAGCGGCGTGAACAGCGGTGAACGACCCGCCGAACTGGAGGCCATGGTGGGCAAGGTATCGCCCGCCTACGCCGATGAAGTGATCGAGCTCGAACAGCGCTTCTTCAATGCTATCGGCGCTGCTCAGGCGGCTACTAGCGCCTCGAGCAACGCCATCACCAGCCTGACTGACGCTCTGCCCGGCCTGCAGGTGGACTACACCACGCTCAGCGACTACCTCCTCGCCAACGAGACGATCATCGTCGGCGACGGTGACTACACGTCGTTGCAGGTGCGCATCGCGGCTCAGTACACGCGCACAGCCCCGTTCTTCGCAAGCCAGCTTGCGCAACGCTTTACCGACACCTTCGGCGCGAGCGAGCGAGATCGGGGCATGGGCGAGAACCTGATCGCCCTCGCCACTCAGATCTACCCGCAGGAGAAGATCATCGCGTGGGCGCACAACGTGCACCTAAGACACCAGGGCGCGGGGTTTTTGCCCGACGCCAATATGGGGGTCTTCGTCCACGACGTCCTCGAGCCGCAGCTCTACACCGTGGGCTTCTACATGTACCGCGGTCAGCACGCTTTCAACGATCGCAGCGTGCAGCAGGTGTTGGCACCGTTGAACTTCAGCCTCGAGGCGATCTTCCACAGTCGGCGTCTGGCGTATCTGTTCCTCGACATCGAAGGTGCCGATCCAGACGCTCCGGGCAGCGCCTGGCTGCGTACCACCACGCCTACGTGGGAATGGGGCAACGAGGAGACGCCGCTAACGCTGTCGGAGGAATACGATGGGGTGCTGGTGATCGACACCGTCACCCCGCCGGACTACCTGTAG